DNA from Branchiostoma lanceolatum isolate klBraLanc5 chromosome 9, klBraLanc5.hap2, whole genome shotgun sequence:
GACGGTGTCACAAGACATATCCCCAATATCCTTAGCAACGGGCTCCTCTAACAAAGGAACTTCGGTATTCACAGACTTTCTCGATCCCTTCTTAGTAACGTTAAGAGTAGTAATTACCTCAGCAGTGCTTGATGGCTCGCGGTTACCCATCGGAATGCATTTGTAGGAGCCCGCGTCGTGCATGGTAACGCGCGTGAGGTTTAGCGTTCCATCCTCGAGCACTTTGACGCGAACTCGAAAGGATTTACTCCTTAAGATGGTTCCGTTTGGTGTTATCCAACTCACAGCAGCTGTTCTCCCGGTGATACAAGGCAAAGATGCGTCATCTCCCTCCATGACGTTAATGTTGACTTTTGTCCCAGCACTTTTTGTCTTTGTGCCATTGCCGCATCTCAAGTCATCGTCTATGATGTCGAACAATGACATCCCCTTTAATCTGTTCGGACTTTGACAATTGCCACACACTTCACAACTTCTTGATTTGATCTTTCCTCTCAACCAGTTTACCAGCCAAATGATATCGCAACTACAGTTCCACGGGTTGACATTTAAGTTGACCTTTGTCAACAATGGCGTCTCAATGAATTCGTTCAAAGGCAATGCTGATATATTATTATACGAAAGGTCCAATTCGGTCAAGCTCTTCAAAGGCGAAAACGAGAATCTCCTAATTTCTGTCACTTGGGATGATATAATTATCAACCTTTTCAATTTCGAGAGGCCTGAAAACGCATCGTTCTCTATTACTTTTATTGAATTCCCGGATAAATCTAGCTCCTCTAAACTCTCCAGTTCTCCAAGGTAAGGCACGGTTTGTAAGTTAGCTACAGCGAAGTTGAGGTGGACTAGCTTAGAAAGACCGGTAAACATGTCGTTGCTTATGGCCTCCAGATGTCTTAGCTCGCCCAGGTCTAATAACTGTAGATTGGGGAGGTAAGCGAAAGCATCTGCGTCCAAACAATTTATAGGATTACCCCGCAGCCACAGCTCTTTAAGATGCGGAAGTCGTCTGAGAGCTTCAGTGGGAATAGAGGTCAACCTGTTGTAATAAAGTTGTAGGGTGTGTAGGCTTTCCAGACCGACGAAGGCCTCGTCTTCGATCTCCGATATCATGTTGAAGCTCAGGTCCAAGGTCTGGAGCTGTCTAAATTCTGTAAACTGATCGGCGATGACTCCGCTGATGTTATTACCGCTCAGGCTTAATGAAAGCGCGCCATACGGCGTACCCTTTGGCACCTGCTGAAGGCCCCCATTAGTACAGGACACGGTTGTATAGTCCCCTTCGCAGACGCACCGGGGTGGGCACGAAGCCAACATGACCCGATCCACTAAACCAGCAAGGACGAGGAGAAGTGGGACGATTTCTCGCAGCCCAACTGAACATTTCCGAGGCGCCATCTTCCCCTAAATCCACTCATCGGTTATCCCTTCCGACCATCCATTGCTCAAAGAGTAGACGAAATAATCCCCCCTCATCATAATTTGACGCGCCGTAATTCCCCTCCAACGCGTCTATTTCCTGGGCGTTTCTAACGTATCGATCCACACAACGTCTACTAACTCCATAAAGCAAGCAATTCAAGCGCTAGATCTTTTTTCCAATTTGAACAAAATAAAGCATTCAACGCCCACCTCGTCTTTGCTTACCAGGCACAATCCTTTATGCAGGGGAGCAGCCTAGGGAGGCATGTCGAGTACTGTACCGTTTGACTGTACTTCCCATGGTCGGTGCCCGCCTCCTGGTCAAACGTCGTCCGCTGTGCAACATTACTTCAGCAATACATCCCAAAGGCTGGTACGTTATAGCAATGATGCCGTGTGATGACACCCGTTCTTGATTTGTAGCACGTATAACTTCCCAATCCGCTTCCACACGACAGAAGATAATCCTGATATCCCGCGGATGAGAATCGGTCCGACTGAGGCACAGCGATGTGTAAGCACAAGCCGTCTGCTCACGATTTTCCACTTAAAACACACGGTCCGATACCGAAAGAGACGGGAGTTCCTCACTGTGCGTTGACCCCAATCCTTCGTCGAAAACCGCCGGCCACATATCTCAATACTTCTTAATCCAGTTATGGCCAATATTGATAGAACACATAAATCCAATATCGGGTAATCCACCTTGTAAAAGTGTCCTAGAAATATGGCACTTGAGATATTCAAGGCAGATTAGAAAGTAGAACCCATAATTTTGTAACAAGAACCCTCATCAGCTGCGAGATTGCACCGAAGATGTGACGGTAGATCACGTACAATGGCAGCGCCTTAGCGCTCGCAGCGTGTGTCCTGCATCCATATTAAGTCTCCTTACCTCGCCAGTTGACACAAGGAACTGCATCCGTCAAATC
Protein-coding regions in this window:
- the LOC136441514 gene encoding leucine-rich repeat-containing protein 4C-like, whose product is MAPRKCSVGLREIVPLLLVLAGLVDRVMLASCPPRCVCEGDYTTVSCTNGGLQQVPKGTPYGALSLSLSGNNISGVIADQFTEFRQLQTLDLSFNMISEIEDEAFVGLESLHTLQLYYNRLTSIPTEALRRLPHLKELWLRGNPINCLDADAFAYLPNLQLLDLGELRHLEAISNDMFTGLSKLVHLNFAVANLQTVPYLGELESLEELDLSGNSIKVIENDAFSGLSKLKRLIIISSQVTEIRRFSFSPLKSLTELDLSYNNISALPLNEFIETPLLTKVNLNVNPWNCSCDIIWLVNWLRGKIKSRSCEVCGNCQSPNRLKGMSLFDIIDDDLRCGNGTKTKSAGTKVNINVMEGDDASLPCITGRTAAVSWITPNGTILRSKSFRVRVKVLEDGTLNLTRVTMHDAGSYKCIPMGNREPSSTAEVITTLNVTKKGSRKSVNTEVPLLEEPVAKDIGDMSCDTVKDTGAARNISVENSTTTVSTPSTVGTTKDGMDVDYEPDPDKDKQVDHQWIIIGSIVGIVAFGMCFWSTIFIAHRFRHRRCRHDHSRSPDDDQDDEYMVNGMVPQTSFYGLVLSEEQKPETPPPVYSIDVDDEDDCIMYHGVKTFKSDKPIKPVKTVTFKVETEV